CTGCTTTACCGGTTGTATGACGTTCCCCAAAAGGCACAGGCTGTCCGTTTTGGTCCAGGAAAAGTTCAGGCGTTACATTTGCTGGAGCCATTTCCCGGCTGTCGATCATAGTAATGTTATTTTCTGCTTTATTATATACCATCATAAAGCCGCCGCCGCCAATCCCTGACATCATCGGTTCCACAACATTTAGTGACAGCTGAATAGCCGCTGCCGCATCTACGGCATTCCCGCCTTGTTCTAAAATCTCTTTGCCTACTTCAGCGGCTAATGGGTGAGAGACAGAGACAATTCCTTCTGTTGCTCCTTTTTTCATCGAATCATCTACACCCGGAACAGCTGCAGAAGCGGGGGTGATCATCATAAAAAAGCTCAATGTAGCGAAGGTACTTCTTTTTAGATGTTTCATATACATCTCTCCTTTGTCCGCATTTTTCACTGACAGGTTTATGAAATAGTCCGAGAAACAGCCCTCCTTCTTAGTAAATAATTTACAAAATGTATTTCCTGCTTAGCTCTTTATATTAATCTATTTAACAACAGTGATGGATTTTCCTACGTAAATAACTAATAAAAGTAAAAAATCGCCTTTTGAACTACTTGTCCGCCAGGCACATTATAGGCCATTTTCCTGACATTTATCTGGGGGCAAGTGTAATAAAACACATTAAAAGGCAGGGGGGACGTTTTTAAAAAAAGAAACCCGGCTTCAAAAGCCGGGTTTTAAAATAAATTATCCATTGTAATGAATAATTATGTTTCATTGCATTATATTAGTGCTTCAGGCCAGACGGGTGGGAGGAAAAAGATCATTATTGCATTAATTTATAAGCGGAAATAGCATTTTTTAGCGTTCCTTTTACATTAAGCTGGTCAAGAGAGACTCCTAAATTAACCATCGGCAGGGCAAGGCTGGGTTTTATACCCGTAAAGATCAAGTTAATGCCAATCAGACTAAGTGACTGTTTCAGCTGAAACAGTTTATCTGTACCCATTGTATCTACCTGAGGGACTCCAGATAAATCTAAAATAAGGTCATTGATTTTTAAATCTTTACATTTAGGCAGCACATTTTCTAATAAAATGCTGGCTCTTTCTTCACTTAATTCACCAATTAAGGGAAGAACAGCTACTTGATCTGAAAGTGCGACAACCGGAAAAGACACTTCATTAAATGCTTTTTGTGCAGCTCTTATCGCTTTAGTATGATATTCCACATAAGAAACACTAAAGACTTGCGCAGTTTGATCCAAAATAGCATCAATAATTCGGTTTACTTTTAACACCGAGAAAGGGTTCATAGCCTCAATGTCTATTTCTTTCTCAATATAATCCCAAATCACTCCTCGATAACAGCGGACCGTAAGCATTAAATCATCGATTCCT
The genomic region above belongs to Domibacillus sp. DTU_2020_1001157_1_SI_ALB_TIR_016 and contains:
- a CDS encoding STAS domain-containing protein codes for the protein MEISIEISRKLNQRYTSFLNESGLADDAIAKWRAQLIHFIGTAILDQNDASVTDSVADWSVQTAEGAVNYGVGIDDLMLTVRCYRGVIWDYIEKEIDIEAMNPFSVLKVNRIIDAILDQTAQVFSVSYVEYHTKAIRAAQKAFNEVSFPVVALSDQVAVLPLIGELSEERASILLENVLPKCKDLKINDLILDLSGVPQVDTMGTDKLFQLKQSLSLIGINLIFTGIKPSLALPMVNLGVSLDQLNVKGTLKNAISAYKLMQ